The following are from one region of the Salvia hispanica cultivar TCC Black 2014 chromosome 1, UniMelb_Shisp_WGS_1.0, whole genome shotgun sequence genome:
- the LOC125208978 gene encoding actin-depolymerizing factor 1-like — protein sequence MANSASGVAVDDACKLKFLELKAKRCFRYIVFKLDDGLQQVVVEKAGGQDETHIDLNNSLPADDCRYAVYDYDFTTDENCRKSKIFFIAWCPETSKVRTKMLYASSKDRFKRELDGIQVELQATDASEMSMDIFKERAY from the exons ATG GCGAATTCGGCATCTGGGGTTGCTGTGGACGACGCGTGCAAGCTGAAGTTTCTGGAGCTCAAGGCAAAACGTTGCTTCAGGTACATTGTGTTCAAACTTGACGACGGACTCCAGCAAGTGGTGGTGGAGAAGGCCGGGGGCCAAGACGAGACTCACATCGACCTCAACAACAGCTTGCCTGCTGATGATTGCCGGTATGCTGTGTACGACTACGACTTCACAACTGATGAGAACTGCCGCAAGAGCAAGATTTTCTTCATTGCTTG GTGTCCTGAGACTTCAAAGGTGAGGACCAAGATGCTTTACGCGAGCTCAAAAGACCGGTTCAAGAGAGAGCTGGATGGCATTCAGGTTGAGTTGCAAGCAACTGATGCAAGTGAGATGAGCATGGACATCTTCAAGGAAAGAGCTTATTAG